In Thermobaculum terrenum ATCC BAA-798, the DNA window ATATCTAGCAAGTAGCCGGTATCTGGCTTGTCAGGCTCAGGTTCCCACAGCAGAACCTTGTAGTAGGGCCTCTTGACCATTGCTTCGTAAAGAGGTCCAAGTACGTCATGATCTTCTATCACCCAGACGCTGAGCACATGCTCAGCGTTAGCGAGGTCTTCGTAAGGCAGCCTTTTTATATTACGCTGACTGTTTAGATACTGCGATGCTAGAACGCTATCCTTCTCTGGTGGTCCCGCTAGTAGTCCACCACCTGCAGAAGGGCTCACAAATAACACCGGCTGATGACCATAATTTACAACAAGTTCTACAGCCTCTCGCACCAAGCTTGGGGACATTACATCCTCATAAATTACCTCGCCAGTAGCTGAATCCTGAATCAACGTACCCCCATGTAAAACCAAGGGTACATCTATACCAATCTCCTCAGCTATCTTCTGTGCAAAATGCAATCTCCTGCCAGTAGCAATAGTCACTATAACTCCAAGATCTATCGCCTTCCTAACAGCCTCCTTTACACGGGGACGTACACGACCATGAGAATCCAGCAAGGTACCGTCAAGGTCAAGGGCAATCATCCTATACTTCACTTCTAAACACCACTACCCACTACAATATCCTCTAGGGTATTAAGGAAACGATCAACCTCTTCACGTGTATTATAGTGGGCTAACCCTACGCGCACTGCACCACCACTACCTTCAAGTCCCAGCCTCTGCATAAGCGAGAGAGCATAATAGTTTCCATCCCATACATTAAATCCCTTTTCAGCCATCATCTGAGCCATATCCCGGGGATGGATACTTTCACACCTAAAGGCGAATGTGGCAACCCTCTCATGCCATCTACTCAGATCTCTAATGCCGTAGACTTTCACTGGTAAAGAAAGCAATCCTTCCAACAATGGCTTACCTATATAGGCTTCATATTCTTGAATAGTGTGCATAGCGGATAGGATTCTTTCCCTCCTAGTATTCCCGCTACCTAGAGAGGCTATATGATCCACAGCAGAGGTAATTCCTGCCAAAAGTTCGTAGCTTGGAGTCCCCGTTTCCCACTTATAGGGTGGCCTATCATATGCTGGCCTGACTTTATACGGTCTTAGCATTTCCGAGAGATCTCGCCGAATATAGAGCACGCCTACATGTGGACCAAAGAACTTGTAGGCTGAACAAGCAAGCATATCACACCCGATAGCCGTTACATTGATTGGTCCGTGCGCGGCATAGTGGACAGCGTCTACAAAGACAAGCGCTCCTACTTCGTGCCCTATCCTAGTTATGTCTTGTACGTCGACTATCGTTCCAACTGCGTTGGACGCATGGGTTACAGCTATAATACGGGTACGAGGATTTATAGCTCCATGCAGGGAATCAACACTGAGCGTGCAATCCTCTGGATTGATATCGACTGTCCGAATAGTAAGCCCCTTATCCTCAGCTAACAATAGCCAGGGCGCAACATTGGCATCGTGATCAAGAGTTGTAACCACGATCTCATCACCAGGTCGTAGGATCCTACCTAAAGCTCGACTAATAGAAAAGGTGAGAGTAGTCATGTTTGGGCCGAACACTATCTCATCAGGAGAATCGGCTCCTAGAAAATCTGCCATAGCTTGACGCGCATCTTCTACTAAGGTATCTGTCCTTTTACTAGTCTCAAAGGCTCCATGTGAGTTGGCATTGTTATGTGTCAAGTAGTAAGATATAGCCTCCACGACCTGATGTGGTACCTGCGTACCCCCAGGGTTATCGAAAAACACGGGAGCGCCTGGTGCAGTTACGGATGGAAACTCCTGCCGAGCTCTCAAGATCGCCTCAAAGTGCTCAACTTTCATAGCAATTCAGCTCCTTACTAGTATTCTCTGAAAGCATTTTATATCCGACTCGGCAGGAGCAACTATCTCATTAGAGCTACTATTAGCCCATTTCCGTTGTAGAGCTCTCCATTCTGAAAATAGGATGATGAGCTGGTTCAGGCAAAACTTCAAACTGCTTCTTTACCTGAGCTCCCCACTTTTGAAGGTAAGCTTGAATAATAGGAGGCTTATCTTGGTCTGGGACCTCTACAGCTCTAAAGTGTTCAGTCTTTCCTTTGAAGCGTATCATGCCTTCTCCCGCGGATCTCAGATTAAGCACCCAGTCGGTATTGCCCCTAGGTGCGACAAGATATTTCTGACCTTGGTACTCAAGTACATTAACGGGCACACTTCGCATCTTACCCGTCTTTCTGCCACGAACCACAAGCACAGGTACTAATCCTAGCTTCATCAATAAAGGGTTGACCAGGTTTTTTACGAACCATCCTGGCTTGAGATAGGGACCATTTCTACCGGGCACGTGTTTCCTCCGATTATCGGTAAATCATTTGACTATGTAGTGTATTGCGCGTCCTGTGGTAGCCAACGCTGCTTCCTGGATCGCCTCAGGCAGAGTGGGATGTGCATGAATAGTGAGATCGACATCCTCAGCAGTTGCCCCCATCTCCATCGCAAGGGTTAGCTCTGCAATGAGGTCGGAAGCATGCGGACCCAAAATATGTGCCCCTAGTATCTCACCTGAATCCGCCTCAGATATGATCTTGACTAGACCTTGAGACTCTCCCATACCTAGAGCCCTTCCATTAGCTGAGAAGGGGAACCTACCTACTTTAATCTCGTATCCTTGCTCGTAAGCAGCCTGCTCGGTAAGCCCTACGCTAGCCATCTCGGGGACAGAGAACACACAGGAAGGTACAGCAAAGTACTCCATCTTGGTTCTCTTGCCTAGCATATTACGGACTGCTACTTGTGCCTCAGTCCAAGCCACATGTGCCAGCGGCATCTTGGCTACCACGTCACCTGCAGCATATACATTCGGGATATTGGTTTGCATTCTGTCATCTACTTTAACAGCTCTCTTATTCATCTCAACACCCAAGTTGTCCAGCCCAAGACCTTCCGTATAGGGAATCCTACCGGTAGCCACAAGTACTACATCCCCTTCGGCTACCTTCTCCTGTCCGTTCTCGCTGTATCTGACCAAAAGCTTGCCTTCGCCCTGTTCCACTGCCTGTACGGGGGCGTTTAGGTGAAACTCTACCCCATCGCGCTGCAGAAGCTGTTGCAGTCGCTTGGTGAGCTCCTCATCATAGCCAG includes these proteins:
- a CDS encoding Cof-type HAD-IIB family hydrolase is translated as MKYRMIALDLDGTLLDSHGRVRPRVKEAVRKAIDLGVIVTIATGRRLHFAQKIAEEIGIDVPLVLHGGTLIQDSATGEVIYEDVMSPSLVREAVELVVNYGHQPVLFVSPSAGGGLLAGPPEKDSVLASQYLNSQRNIKRLPYEDLANAEHVLSVWVIEDHDVLGPLYEAMVKRPYYKVLLWEPEPDKPDTGYLLDILNVGASKAKALRHLAASYGISMDEVMAIGDQINDLEMMEAAGLGVAMGNAISPVRELANAVVSSNDEDGVAEAIERFVLSEEAVGDGSQVRR
- a CDS encoding cysteine desulfurase-like protein; this translates as MKVEHFEAILRARQEFPSVTAPGAPVFFDNPGGTQVPHQVVEAISYYLTHNNANSHGAFETSKRTDTLVEDARQAMADFLGADSPDEIVFGPNMTTLTFSISRALGRILRPGDEIVVTTLDHDANVAPWLLLAEDKGLTIRTVDINPEDCTLSVDSLHGAINPRTRIIAVTHASNAVGTIVDVQDITRIGHEVGALVFVDAVHYAAHGPINVTAIGCDMLACSAYKFFGPHVGVLYIRRDLSEMLRPYKVRPAYDRPPYKWETGTPSYELLAGITSAVDHIASLGSGNTRRERILSAMHTIQEYEAYIGKPLLEGLLSLPVKVYGIRDLSRWHERVATFAFRCESIHPRDMAQMMAEKGFNVWDGNYYALSLMQRLGLEGSGGAVRVGLAHYNTREEVDRFLNTLEDIVVGSGV
- a CDS encoding nitroreductase family deazaflavin-dependent oxidoreductase — encoded protein: MPGRNGPYLKPGWFVKNLVNPLLMKLGLVPVLVVRGRKTGKMRSVPVNVLEYQGQKYLVAPRGNTDWVLNLRSAGEGMIRFKGKTEHFRAVEVPDQDKPPIIQAYLQKWGAQVKKQFEVLPEPAHHPIFRMESSTTEMG
- the lpdA gene encoding dihydrolipoyl dehydrogenase, encoding MSENQEFDIAIIGGGPAGYVAGIYAQQMGVRAVVIEKQYWGGTCLNVGCIPTKAMVSTVEVLKLARQGAEMGLKGDIEPDFDAIVARRDKVVKQLVSGVQGLLRSNGATQIFGEATIKTPNEIEVRTQEGTQTVRTRNILIATGSVPAKPPVEGMDLPGVVDSTGLLSLKEQPQELVIIGGGYIGIEFASIFVNLGTKVTVIEMLPRILAGYDEELTKRLQQLLQRDGVEFHLNAPVQAVEQGEGKLLVRYSENGQEKVAEGDVVLVATGRIPYTEGLGLDNLGVEMNKRAVKVDDRMQTNIPNVYAAGDVVAKMPLAHVAWTEAQVAVRNMLGKRTKMEYFAVPSCVFSVPEMASVGLTEQAAYEQGYEIKVGRFPFSANGRALGMGESQGLVKIISEADSGEILGAHILGPHASDLIAELTLAMEMGATAEDVDLTIHAHPTLPEAIQEAALATTGRAIHYIVK